One Candidatus Sulfurimonas baltica DNA segment encodes these proteins:
- the rhuM gene encoding virulence protein RhuM/Fic/DOC family protein, whose translation MNNEVLLYTDEDGRVNLDVSLKNETVWLSQRQMAELFNKNVKTVNEHIKNVYKEGELEENSTIRNFQTVQLEGKREVQRDINYYNLDVIISVGYRVKSKRGTQFRIWATKILKEYLVKGYAINQKTVQESQLNELTETINLIKNSIEDKELRSDEAKGLLDIINRYAKSWAILQGYDENSLENIVGTEEVRFILDYDEAEAAISELKKELMKKGEATYLFGNEKANEFKGIIRNIYQTFSGIDLIPSLEQKAANLLYYIIKDHAFSDGNKRIGSFIFILFLSKNNLLCKANGELRINDNALVSLALLIATSDPQQKELMVKLVVNLLGE comes from the coding sequence ATGAATAATGAAGTTTTACTATATACGGATGAAGATGGCAGAGTAAACTTAGATGTGTCACTAAAGAATGAAACAGTATGGCTGAGTCAAAGGCAGATGGCTGAGCTTTTTAATAAAAATGTCAAAACAGTGAATGAACATATAAAAAATGTATATAAAGAAGGTGAATTGGAAGAGAACTCAACTATCCGGAATTTCCAGACAGTTCAACTTGAAGGAAAAAGAGAAGTTCAGAGAGATATAAATTACTACAATTTAGATGTAATTATCTCTGTTGGTTATAGGGTAAAATCAAAACGAGGCACACAGTTTAGAATTTGGGCAACTAAAATACTTAAAGAATATCTGGTTAAAGGTTATGCCATCAACCAAAAAACAGTTCAAGAATCACAGCTCAATGAACTAACAGAAACTATAAACTTGATTAAAAACAGTATCGAGGATAAAGAGCTTCGCAGTGATGAGGCAAAAGGTTTATTGGACATCATCAATAGGTATGCTAAAAGCTGGGCGATACTTCAGGGTTATGATGAGAATAGCTTGGAAAATATTGTCGGAACAGAGGAAGTGAGATTTATTTTAGATTATGATGAGGCTGAGGCGGCTATATCTGAGCTAAAAAAAGAGCTTATGAAAAAAGGCGAAGCAACCTACCTCTTTGGCAATGAAAAGGCGAATGAATTTAAAGGGATTATCAGAAATATTTACCAAACATTTTCTGGAATAGATTTGATACCAAGCCTAGAACAAAAGGCAGCAAATCTACTTTACTACATCATAAAAGACCACGCATTTAGCGATGGAAACAAACGGATAGGCTCATTTATATTCATACTATTCCTAAGTAAAAACAACCTCCTTTGCAAAGCAAATGGCGAATTAAGGATAAACGACAACGCCCTAGTTTCACTAGCGCTTCTCATAGCAACAAGTGACCCTCAACAAAAAGAGTTGATGGTGAAGTTAGTTGTAAATTTATTGGGAGAATAA
- a CDS encoding virulence RhuM family protein — MKQNITLTTKDELTEFLLYTTPNSEVRVEIFVNDETVWLPQKRMAELFGVQRPAITKHLKNIFESGELEENSVSSILEHTAEDGKKYQTKYYNLDAILSVGYRVNSSQATHFRIWATKVLKEYIIKGFAMDDDRLKNGQYFGKDYFKELLERVRSIRTSERRIYQKITDIFAECSIDYNSKSETTKNFYATIQNRFHFAISGQTAAEIIYENADKTKPYMGLQTFKNSPNGRVLKSDTTVAKNYLSEDDIKKLERAVSGYFDYIERLIENKTTLSMEQVANSVNKFLEFNEYKILDDKGSISKQQAELKAHSEYDEFNKTQKIESDFDKEMKRVLGS, encoded by the coding sequence ATGAAGCAAAATATAACACTTACAACAAAAGATGAACTTACAGAATTTTTACTATACACTACTCCAAATAGTGAAGTTAGAGTTGAAATATTTGTAAATGATGAAACAGTATGGTTACCACAAAAAAGAATGGCTGAACTTTTTGGAGTACAAAGACCTGCTATAACTAAACATCTTAAAAATATTTTTGAGAGTGGAGAGCTTGAAGAAAATTCAGTTAGTTCCATTTTGGAACATACTGCCGAAGATGGAAAAAAATATCAAACTAAATATTACAATCTTGACGCAATTCTCTCAGTCGGCTACCGAGTAAACTCAAGCCAAGCTACACATTTTCGCATATGGGCTACAAAGGTTTTAAAAGAGTACATCATCAAAGGTTTTGCTATGGATGATGACAGGCTTAAAAACGGTCAGTACTTTGGAAAAGACTACTTCAAAGAGCTACTTGAACGTGTTCGCTCAATCCGCACAAGTGAGCGTAGGATTTATCAAAAAATCACCGATATATTTGCAGAGTGCAGCATAGACTATAACTCAAAATCAGAAACTACAAAAAACTTTTATGCGACCATACAAAACAGATTTCATTTTGCCATCAGCGGACAAACAGCCGCAGAAATTATCTACGAAAATGCAGATAAAACAAAACCTTACATGGGCTTACAAACTTTCAAGAACTCACCAAACGGAAGAGTTCTAAAATCAGACACAACCGTAGCAAAAAATTACCTCAGTGAAGATGATATAAAAAAACTAGAACGTGCGGTTTCTGGCTACTTTGACTACATAGAAAGACTCATAGAAAACAAAACAACCCTAAGCATGGAACAAGTTGCAAACTCTGTAAACAAGTTCTTAGAGTTCAATGAGTACAAGATACTAGATGACAAAGGCAGCATCTCAAAACAACAAGCCGAATTAAAAGCTCATAGTGAGTATGATGAGTTCAATAAAACGCAAAAAATAGAATCTGATTTTGATAAAGAGATGAAGAGGGTTTTAGGGAGCTGA
- a CDS encoding YcaO-like family protein: MNLLSKNAPLEESIKKMRAVLADVGCETTFSQEKHPLEYCFSVNLTSVEAPNHIYSNGKGILSDASMASALGEYIERLQTNNFFTDFYLPKRKYYPDEVAFEFGGEYLSDELNDIYNPDGELSDEDLVDFNSDYTDKIVALAFIKHSNKEKVYIPLNILNNLYVSNGLATGNTPLEAQVQALSEIYERYAKIEIIKNGYSLPAFPNNVVQTFERVQRDVTALREAGYIVEVLDASLGGEFPVTAISLINPKNSTLFVSFGAHPILEVCLERTMTELMQGRGLDNLDAFEVPTFDMSLVADSFNLESHFVDSNGKLGFNFLSSKKSFEYTPWSYEGNSSEDEYNFLLNILDKTGKEIYLREYDYLGFYSCQMIIPGMSEVYPIEDLVYNNKNRGKLLRDMVLNFAEYDAEDILDEIEQLEDTLNIEKYIGVIFKNNFTMGEFKAHMYLQLGSKESALELLEFGTNKLGHVVAELIRMDEEGLDYKDYKEALFNVFTKERVEKAQHILEDDEALIDITLHNDYNNMLAMYDRLESKKQGMVL, from the coding sequence ATGAACTTATTATCCAAAAACGCTCCACTTGAAGAGTCAATCAAAAAAATGAGAGCTGTCTTAGCAGATGTCGGGTGTGAGACCACATTTTCACAAGAGAAACATCCGCTTGAGTACTGCTTCTCTGTTAATCTAACTTCGGTTGAAGCACCTAACCATATCTACTCAAATGGAAAAGGGATACTTTCAGATGCTTCCATGGCGAGTGCTTTGGGCGAGTATATCGAGAGACTGCAGACAAATAACTTCTTTACAGACTTTTATCTTCCAAAGAGAAAATATTACCCGGATGAAGTGGCATTTGAATTTGGAGGTGAGTATCTAAGTGACGAGCTAAATGATATTTACAATCCTGATGGCGAACTAAGTGATGAAGATTTAGTTGATTTTAACAGCGACTATACAGATAAAATAGTAGCCCTTGCATTTATAAAACACTCTAACAAAGAGAAAGTATATATTCCTCTCAATATTTTAAACAACCTCTATGTGAGTAACGGTTTGGCTACTGGAAATACACCGCTGGAGGCTCAAGTACAAGCACTAAGTGAGATTTATGAGCGTTATGCAAAAATAGAGATAATCAAAAATGGATATTCGCTTCCAGCATTTCCGAATAACGTAGTACAAACATTTGAGAGAGTTCAAAGAGATGTTACAGCACTTCGTGAGGCTGGTTACATTGTAGAAGTTCTTGATGCGTCACTAGGTGGAGAGTTTCCGGTCACTGCCATCTCTCTTATAAACCCAAAAAACTCTACCCTTTTTGTCTCCTTTGGAGCCCACCCGATTTTAGAAGTTTGCTTAGAGAGAACTATGACAGAGCTTATGCAAGGTCGCGGACTTGATAATCTTGATGCTTTTGAAGTTCCAACCTTTGACATGAGTTTAGTAGCCGACAGCTTCAACCTTGAGTCTCATTTTGTAGATTCAAACGGGAAACTTGGGTTTAATTTTTTAAGCTCTAAAAAAAGTTTTGAGTACACACCTTGGAGTTACGAAGGCAATTCAAGTGAGGATGAGTACAACTTTCTACTAAATATTTTAGATAAAACCGGCAAAGAGATTTACCTAAGAGAGTATGACTACCTTGGTTTTTACTCATGCCAGATGATAATTCCCGGCATGTCAGAAGTCTACCCGATAGAGGACTTGGTTTATAACAATAAAAACAGAGGCAAACTGCTTCGTGATATGGTTCTAAATTTTGCTGAGTATGATGCCGAAGATATTTTAGATGAGATTGAACAGCTTGAAGACACTCTAAACATTGAAAAATATATCGGTGTTATATTTAAAAATAACTTCACAATGGGAGAGTTCAAAGCACATATGTACCTACAGCTAGGAAGCAAAGAGAGCGCTCTTGAACTCTTAGAGTTTGGGACAAACAAACTTGGACATGTAGTTGCAGAGCTGATTAGAATGGATGAAGAGGGGCTTGATTACAAGGACTACAAAGAGGCTCTTTTTAACGTCTTTACAAAAGAGAGAGTTGAAAAAGCTCAGCACATATTGGAAGATGATGAAGCTCTAATAGATATAACACTTCATAACGATTACAATAACATGTTAGCGATGTACGACAGACTTGAGAGCAAAAAACAAGGAATGGTTTTATGA